The Natrinema amylolyticum genome includes the window GGCCAGCGCGCGGACCGTCGCGATTCCGCCCGCGGTGAAGAGCACGCTGGCCTCGGGTTCGGCCTCGCCGACGACCCGGCCGATGTAGATCGCGTTCTCGATGGCCGCAAAGCCCAGTCCCGCGACGGCACCGTAGACCGCCCCGTCGATGACCGCGTTGAAACTGGTACTTCGGTAGGCGAACACCTGGACGGCGAGTAACTTGACCGTCTCCTCGATCGGACCGACGATCAGGTAGAAAAAGAAGAGGCTGCCGAGAAACCCGGCACCGAACAGCGGCCGCGTGAACGAGTTGACGACCGCGGCGAACGTCGCGAACAGGATCGCCAGCAGGAAGGTCACGACGAGCAGGCGGAGCGGTTCGCTCGTCGTGATATCTGCATACCAGATGTACGCTGCGAGCAGTCCCGCGGGGACGACCGAGAGTGCGAAGAAGATCCCGATGAACGGATCCTCGAGGACGAGCGCGGCCGGCGAAACGAGCAGGGAGAGCGTGATCGCGATCGCGACCAACAGGACGATCGCTCGAAACCCGTAGCTGATCGCGTTGTAGAGTGTGTACGCGAACAAGTCCGGTATCGATCGCGGTTCCCACGTGGAGACGTCGTAGAGGTCCGTCGACCCGTCTCCACTTCGCTCTTCGGCTCGTTCGACCGGGTCGCGCCTTCGCTGCATGGTCGTGTCTCTAGCGGCCGGGCCAGTATAGGTTCGGCAACCGGCGACTCGGGAACGAGGGGACCGCTCCGGCAGTCACGGGCGAACTTCGGGCCCTCCGTTCAGTGGACGGAACCGGTCGGCACGGGGACCGTGACCCTCGCCGCGTCGAAATTCGAGTCAGTCAGCGCTGTGGAGCGGTACGAGTCCGCAGTTCGGGCAGCCGTTATGTTTCGTCGTTTGATAGTGTAATTCGGAGTCACAGTTCTCGCACTGGTAGTGGGATTCTGCCATTACGTATCGGCAGGCCAGAGAGGCTCATATGCTTTGCGTGGGAGGTGTTGACGAAAGTAGTCGTCCGGCGAGCACCGCCGTCCGTGCCCGCCAACGCGACGGATGGTCCGGACTCGGAATCATCAAAGGGCTCCCGGCCCAACCGGCGGGTATGCACTTCGATCAGCGAACCCAGCGGGCGCTTCGCGACGTCGGCCTCGAGACCGAGGACCTCCGGGCTGCCTCGGAGGCGGTCGTCGAGGCCGTCGCCGAGGACGCGGCGGCGCTCGAGGCCTTCTTCGACGAGCACGACACTGTCTACTCCGACATGGAGATGGCTCACTCGAGCTCGGCGTATCCCGAGCACGACGTCGAGTACGCCGATCTCACGACCCACGCCGACGAGATGCGGGGCTGGCTCCGATTCGAGACGTGGGGCATCTACGTCGAGGACGGGCGGATCCTGGACGAGGGGTACGTCGAACTCTCTCTCGGGCCGACGATTAACGACCGCGTTCGGTTCGCGGCCGACCGCGAGACGCTGCGGTGATTCCCGTGCGCGAGACAGGGCTCAGCGCGCTCGAGCGGTCTCTACAACGACGGACTGCCCGCACACTCGCGGAGAGAGATCGATGACGACGGCTCGAGTCCGCGGTATCTACACGACGGCAGTGACGCAACTCCTGAGCGAAGCCGACTGCGAGGTCGTCCAGGCCTCCGAACCGATCCGGGAGCGCTTCGAGCGGTCGTTCGACGCAGCCCCGGCCGACGTCTCGATCGAGACGACCCGCGATCGACTGGGCGTTGCGGTCTCGGGCGATCCCGACGCGGTCGAGACGGTCGCGGGCGAACTCGCGGGGCTCGCCGTCGATACCTTCCGCTGGGACGACGACGTCCCCCGCGGCGCGGTCTTCGACGCGGAAGTGCTCGAGGCCGGCGGCGGCAGCGGCGCGGTCGTCGACCTCGGAGACGGCCGGCGGGGGTTCCTCAAATACGACGACGCCGATAGCTACGTCGACGCCGGCAACCGGTACCGGGTGCAGGTTCACGAGCCCGCACCGCCGTGGGACGACGACCGCCCGCTCGTGCGGCCGACGCTCGAGGTCGGGGGCGGGCTCTGTACCCTCTCGCGGGATCGGACCGGCGTCTCGGCGGCGCTGCGCGGCGAGCGCGGGGAGGAACTCGTCGGCATGACCGATCTGCTCTCCGTCGACGTCCCCGAGGGATGGGGGCTGCGCTGGCAACACGCCGCCGCCGACGCCGACCTCGAGGCGATGGGCACCGCCCTCGAGGACGCCGCGAGGCGAGTGCGAGCGCTCGAGGACGCCCTCGCCGACGCACCGGACGACCCGGACGAGCCGGGGCTGCTCGCCGCGCCCCGGACGACGGAGTGGTGCTGGTTCGGCCGCGAGTCCCGGTTCGCGCTGGACGGCGTTCGACGCCGAGTCGAGACCACGATGCCGGGCCACCATCGAACGAAAGCGGCCGATCGGGCCGCGAGCGCGGCGGTCGACTTCGCCGAGGCCGTCTGCGGTTCGATGGGGGACGACGCCGGCGTCGAGGGCGACGCGTTCCCCTTCGCCGCGGTCGCTCGCCAGTTCGGCCCGACCGGGGGCGACCGCCTCGAGATCGGCCACGGCAAGCCCGACGGCCGGCTCATCTCGCTGGGCCGCGGCGAGGTCACCGACTGGGACCCCGAAGGGAAGATAACTCTCGAGCGCTCCATGAGCGGCGGCGGGAGCTACGACGCGCTCGGCGTCCCGAAGGCCTCGGGCGACGTCGCCGTGACGAAGTTCCGCGAGGGGCGCTGGTGGTATCCGACGACGTACAAGGCCGCCGACGGCACGTCGAAGGGGACCTACGTCAACGTCTGTACGCCGGTCGAGCTGTTCCC containing:
- a CDS encoding PrsW family intramembrane metalloprotease, with the protein product MQRRRDPVERAEERSGDGSTDLYDVSTWEPRSIPDLFAYTLYNAISYGFRAIVLLVAIAITLSLLVSPAALVLEDPFIGIFFALSVVPAGLLAAYIWYADITTSEPLRLLVVTFLLAILFATFAAVVNSFTRPLFGAGFLGSLFFFYLIVGPIEETVKLLAVQVFAYRSTSFNAVIDGAVYGAVAGLGFAAIENAIYIGRVVGEAEPEASVLFTAGGIATVRALAGPGHVIYSAIAGYYLGLAKFNRDYAGPIVLKGLLVAAFVHGTYNVTVGIVPGILTELLPIGFGLAFVGYVVLYDLAIGYYLYRKIARYRRTYQTATSDIDGDSRPELTEFEPPQR
- a CDS encoding DUF7532 family protein; its protein translation is MHFDQRTQRALRDVGLETEDLRAASEAVVEAVAEDAAALEAFFDEHDTVYSDMEMAHSSSAYPEHDVEYADLTTHADEMRGWLRFETWGIYVEDGRILDEGYVELSLGPTINDRVRFAADRETLR
- a CDS encoding DUF402 domain-containing protein — translated: MTTARVRGIYTTAVTQLLSEADCEVVQASEPIRERFERSFDAAPADVSIETTRDRLGVAVSGDPDAVETVAGELAGLAVDTFRWDDDVPRGAVFDAEVLEAGGGSGAVVDLGDGRRGFLKYDDADSYVDAGNRYRVQVHEPAPPWDDDRPLVRPTLEVGGGLCTLSRDRTGVSAALRGERGEELVGMTDLLSVDVPEGWGLRWQHAAADADLEAMGTALEDAARRVRALEDALADAPDDPDEPGLLAAPRTTEWCWFGRESRFALDGVRRRVETTMPGHHRTKAADRAASAAVDFAEAVCGSMGDDAGVEGDAFPFAAVARQFGPTGGDRLEIGHGKPDGRLISLGRGEVTDWDPEGKITLERSMSGGGSYDALGVPKASGDVAVTKFREGRWWYPTTYKAADGTSKGTYVNVCTPVELFPDTVRYVDLYVDVIRQGNGTVEIVDADELEAAVDDGLVSEDLAEKAMDVAEAVERALSK